One window of Magallana gigas chromosome 2, xbMagGiga1.1, whole genome shotgun sequence genomic DNA carries:
- the LOC105335575 gene encoding ubiquitin-associated domain-containing protein 1 isoform X1: protein MYVSDTSIFPHSGLRVRITNMNGQDFITELKSDMKIDELKIISLSHFSSPAESMKKSLYHRILMVRTGKVLSEEKTVFEEEIQNNDELLLLKKRMPAMNFDTKDRTASQKDDSKKVPTEDIINKLTSTLPNPQPAKALEQPAITVDFQTELRKILISLIEAAQKILELNSEASKIFKQAEEMLNEPTQTEQEIDAAALKKLCDMGFPQNRAKKALLLNSMSVTSAMEWLIQHESDPDIDEPLPGTSTSKEEGAVGGREENSFTTNGHQTTNILQSLREYRRREFKPNHTVLQNLIEMGFDEKDALEALRISRNNQNDACEWLLGEKKTSSQDLDEGLDTNGAVYKAIMANPQVQLGLNNPRCLLAFLQMLDSPLATQQWLSDPDTGPLLVQVSRIYHAEKHAEM, encoded by the exons ATGTATGTTTCGGATACAAGCATATTTCCTCATTCAGGACTAAGAGTGCGAATAACAAATATGAACGGACAGGATTTCATTACAGAGCTTAAATCTGATATGAAGATAGATGAGTTAAAGATAATATCATTGAGTCATTTTTCAAGTCCTGCAGagagtatgaaaaaatccctaTATCATCGTATTCTTATGGTGCGTACCGGAAAAGTCTTGTCAGAAGAGAAAACCGTATTTGAAGAAGAAATCCAAAATAATG ATGAACTCCTCCTTTTGAAGAAAAGGATGCCAGCCATGAACTTTGACACCAAAGACCGCACAGCCAgt CAGAAAGATGATTCCAAGAAAGTTCCAACTGAAGACATAATAAACAAATTGACATCAACACTGCCAAATCCACAACCAGCCAAAGCATTAGAACAACCAGCCATCACTGTGGAT TTTCAGACAGAGCTACGAAAAATACTGATTTCTTTGATAGAGGCAGCACAGAAAATCTTGGAACTAAATTCAGAGGCTTCCAAGATATTCAAGCAAGCTGAAG AGATGCTGAATGAACCCACACAAACAGAGCAGGAAATTGATGCTGCAGCATTGAAAAAGCTGTGTGACATGGGATTTCCTCAAAACAGAGCAAAGAAAGCCCTTTTGCTAAATAG CATGTCAGTAACATCTGCCATGGAGTGGCTGATCCAGCATGAATCTGACCCTGACATTGATGAACCACTGCCAGGAACCTCCACATCTAAG GAAGAAGGTGCAGTTGGTGGGAGGGAAGAGAACTCTTTTACAACCAATGGTCATCAAACCACCAACATTTTACAGTCCCTGAGAGAGTATCGTAGACGAGAGTTCAAACCTAACCACACA GTATTGCAAAACCTGATTGAGATGGGCTTTGATGAAAAAGATGCATTGGAGGCCCTTCGTATCAGCAGAAACAACCAAAATGATGCT TGCGAGTGGTTGCTAGGGGAGAAGAAGACAAGTTCACAAGATTTAGATGAGGGATTGGACACAAATGGTGCCGTCTACAAAGCCATCATGGCTAACCCACAAGTGCAATTAGGACTCAACAATCCGAGATGTCTATTAG
- the LOC105335575 gene encoding ubiquitin-associated domain-containing protein 1 isoform X2 has protein sequence MYVSDTSIFPHSGLRVRITNMNGQDFITELKSDMKIDELKIISLSHFSSPAESMKKSLYHRILMVRTGKVLSEEKTVFEEEIQNNDELLLLKKRMPAMNFDTKDRTASKDDSKKVPTEDIINKLTSTLPNPQPAKALEQPAITVDFQTELRKILISLIEAAQKILELNSEASKIFKQAEEMLNEPTQTEQEIDAAALKKLCDMGFPQNRAKKALLLNSMSVTSAMEWLIQHESDPDIDEPLPGTSTSKEEGAVGGREENSFTTNGHQTTNILQSLREYRRREFKPNHTVLQNLIEMGFDEKDALEALRISRNNQNDACEWLLGEKKTSSQDLDEGLDTNGAVYKAIMANPQVQLGLNNPRCLLAFLQMLDSPLATQQWLSDPDTGPLLVQVSRIYHAEKHAEM, from the exons ATGTATGTTTCGGATACAAGCATATTTCCTCATTCAGGACTAAGAGTGCGAATAACAAATATGAACGGACAGGATTTCATTACAGAGCTTAAATCTGATATGAAGATAGATGAGTTAAAGATAATATCATTGAGTCATTTTTCAAGTCCTGCAGagagtatgaaaaaatccctaTATCATCGTATTCTTATGGTGCGTACCGGAAAAGTCTTGTCAGAAGAGAAAACCGTATTTGAAGAAGAAATCCAAAATAATG ATGAACTCCTCCTTTTGAAGAAAAGGATGCCAGCCATGAACTTTGACACCAAAGACCGCACAGCCAgt AAAGATGATTCCAAGAAAGTTCCAACTGAAGACATAATAAACAAATTGACATCAACACTGCCAAATCCACAACCAGCCAAAGCATTAGAACAACCAGCCATCACTGTGGAT TTTCAGACAGAGCTACGAAAAATACTGATTTCTTTGATAGAGGCAGCACAGAAAATCTTGGAACTAAATTCAGAGGCTTCCAAGATATTCAAGCAAGCTGAAG AGATGCTGAATGAACCCACACAAACAGAGCAGGAAATTGATGCTGCAGCATTGAAAAAGCTGTGTGACATGGGATTTCCTCAAAACAGAGCAAAGAAAGCCCTTTTGCTAAATAG CATGTCAGTAACATCTGCCATGGAGTGGCTGATCCAGCATGAATCTGACCCTGACATTGATGAACCACTGCCAGGAACCTCCACATCTAAG GAAGAAGGTGCAGTTGGTGGGAGGGAAGAGAACTCTTTTACAACCAATGGTCATCAAACCACCAACATTTTACAGTCCCTGAGAGAGTATCGTAGACGAGAGTTCAAACCTAACCACACA GTATTGCAAAACCTGATTGAGATGGGCTTTGATGAAAAAGATGCATTGGAGGCCCTTCGTATCAGCAGAAACAACCAAAATGATGCT TGCGAGTGGTTGCTAGGGGAGAAGAAGACAAGTTCACAAGATTTAGATGAGGGATTGGACACAAATGGTGCCGTCTACAAAGCCATCATGGCTAACCCACAAGTGCAATTAGGACTCAACAATCCGAGATGTCTATTAG
- the LOC105335574 gene encoding uncharacterized protein isoform X1 produces MAALVENPLENNLSGQKSVIDDSIKTGEVIQLKEAKFNEDGVLQYKDTVLDKENLHLVGSLKKSEDIVKHDIAKRPKANEAKNDIDGKTEMTTSSRPVTGVSVKHIGDDKTETSRDTNSPSKRNGVRSYSEYGRSSSNRQSVLAPGKGRFDPIPPPNGSNYRGMPSPTPKHIRVPTKLIRLTTVTVSAKTKPAPRPPMSSLYYEEPKKPKKVVGWDEANSARPPLRIDMEGPGPCTYSPQNKPLYETNAPSWSFGSKTQPDKDGGGRTSWEKSWFQSPHIYQQKTDFFSDNAWPTPSSYTQRPLLGPRQRTTIEAPSFSIGVRRKIDLSNPGSFKQPSPGEYEKNQADKVVYRSSPAFSHQFRREGTVLWSHNEKTPGPAAYSPRLDNSKLMSPAFTIRSLRREKSHVLGPFATF; encoded by the exons ATGGCGGCTTTAGTAGAAAATCCGCTAGAAAACAATTTGTCTGGACAGAAATCGGTTATCGACGACTCTATAAAGACAGGAGAAGTTATCCAATTGAAGGAAGCCAAATTTAACGAGGATGGGGTTCTTCAATATAAGGACACAGTTTTAGATAAGGAAAATCTTCATCTTGTTGGATCACTTAAAAAGTCGGAGGACATTGTAAAACACGACATAGCAAAAAGACCAAAAGCCAATGAAGCCAAAAATGACATTGATGGCAAAACGGAAATGACGACATCTTCTCGACCGGTTACGGGTGTTTCTGTAAAGCACATCGGGGATGACAAAACAGAGACTTCGCGAGACACCAATAGTCCTTCAAAAAGGAATGGAGTACGTTCATATTCGGAATATGGAAGATCGAGCTCGAACAGACAATCTGTTTTGGCTCCTGGAAAAGGCAGATTTGACCCCATCCCGCCCCCTAATGGTAGCAATTACCGGGGTATGCCGAGTCCAACTCCTAAACACATCCGGGTACCGACCAAACTTATCCGCCTAACGACAGTCACCGTATCCGCTAA AACGAAACCGGCACCCCGACCACCAATGAGCAGTCTGTATTATGAAGAGCCCAAAAAGCCGAAGAAGGTGGTTGGATGGGACGAGGCGAACAGTGCCCGACCCCCACTGAGGATCGATATGGAGGGACCAGGGCCGTGTACATACTCACCGCAGAATAAACCCTTGTATGAAACGAACGCCCCGTCCTGGTCGTTTGGCAGCAAAACTCAACCAGATAAAG ATGGTGGAGGCCGAACCTCGTGGGAGAAATCGTGGTTTCAAAGTCCCCACATATACCAACAGAAAACAGATTTCTTCTCCGATAATGCG TGGCCTACGCCCAGCTCCTACACACAGCGCCCCCTTCTGGGGCCCAGACAGAGGACCACGATTGAGGCCCCTTCCTTCAGTATCGGTGTCAGGAGGAAAATCGACTTGTCCAACCCAG GGTCTTTTAAACAGCCCTCACCCGGGGAGTACGAGAAGAACCAGGCGGACAAAGTAGTGTACAGATCCAGTCCTGCCTTCTCACACCAGTTCCGTAGAGAAGGGACAGTGCTCTGGTCCCATAATG aaaagacCCCCGGTCCGGCAGCGTACAGTCCTCGTCTAGATAATTCCAAACTGATGAGCCCAGCTTTCACCATCCGAAGTTTACGGCGGGAAAAGTCGCACGTGCTTGGGCCTTTCGCTACCTTCTGA
- the LOC105335574 gene encoding protein STPG3 isoform X3: MFPPLLGPVKIRCWQYHGRTKPAPRPPMSSLYYEEPKKPKKVVGWDEANSARPPLRIDMEGPGPCTYSPQNKPLYETNAPSWSFGSKTQPDKDGGGRTSWEKSWFQSPHIYQQKTDFFSDNAWPTPSSYTQRPLLGPRQRTTIEAPSFSIGVRRKIDLSNPGSFKQPSPGEYEKNQADKVVYRSSPAFSHQFRREGTVLWSHNEKTPGPAAYSPRLDNSKLMSPAFTIRSLRREKSHVLGPFATF, encoded by the exons ATGTTCCCGCCACTACTTGGTCCCGTCAAGATAAGATGCTGGCAATACCACGGCAG AACGAAACCGGCACCCCGACCACCAATGAGCAGTCTGTATTATGAAGAGCCCAAAAAGCCGAAGAAGGTGGTTGGATGGGACGAGGCGAACAGTGCCCGACCCCCACTGAGGATCGATATGGAGGGACCAGGGCCGTGTACATACTCACCGCAGAATAAACCCTTGTATGAAACGAACGCCCCGTCCTGGTCGTTTGGCAGCAAAACTCAACCAGATAAAG ATGGTGGAGGCCGAACCTCGTGGGAGAAATCGTGGTTTCAAAGTCCCCACATATACCAACAGAAAACAGATTTCTTCTCCGATAATGCG TGGCCTACGCCCAGCTCCTACACACAGCGCCCCCTTCTGGGGCCCAGACAGAGGACCACGATTGAGGCCCCTTCCTTCAGTATCGGTGTCAGGAGGAAAATCGACTTGTCCAACCCAG GGTCTTTTAAACAGCCCTCACCCGGGGAGTACGAGAAGAACCAGGCGGACAAAGTAGTGTACAGATCCAGTCCTGCCTTCTCACACCAGTTCCGTAGAGAAGGGACAGTGCTCTGGTCCCATAATG aaaagacCCCCGGTCCGGCAGCGTACAGTCCTCGTCTAGATAATTCCAAACTGATGAGCCCAGCTTTCACCATCCGAAGTTTACGGCGGGAAAAGTCGCACGTGCTTGGGCCTTTCGCTACCTTCTGA
- the LOC105335574 gene encoding protein STPG3 isoform X2, whose translation MHTNGTFQVVLANKSFTVTGLSSLSKNGSNKSTPKSRTKPAPRPPMSSLYYEEPKKPKKVVGWDEANSARPPLRIDMEGPGPCTYSPQNKPLYETNAPSWSFGSKTQPDKDGGGRTSWEKSWFQSPHIYQQKTDFFSDNAWPTPSSYTQRPLLGPRQRTTIEAPSFSIGVRRKIDLSNPGSFKQPSPGEYEKNQADKVVYRSSPAFSHQFRREGTVLWSHNEKTPGPAAYSPRLDNSKLMSPAFTIRSLRREKSHVLGPFATF comes from the exons ATGCACACAAACGGAACTTTTCAGGTGGTTCTAGCGAACAAATCGTTTACAGTCACTGGACTATCATCTCTATCGAAAAATGGTTCAAACAAATCCACTCCCAAATCAAG AACGAAACCGGCACCCCGACCACCAATGAGCAGTCTGTATTATGAAGAGCCCAAAAAGCCGAAGAAGGTGGTTGGATGGGACGAGGCGAACAGTGCCCGACCCCCACTGAGGATCGATATGGAGGGACCAGGGCCGTGTACATACTCACCGCAGAATAAACCCTTGTATGAAACGAACGCCCCGTCCTGGTCGTTTGGCAGCAAAACTCAACCAGATAAAG ATGGTGGAGGCCGAACCTCGTGGGAGAAATCGTGGTTTCAAAGTCCCCACATATACCAACAGAAAACAGATTTCTTCTCCGATAATGCG TGGCCTACGCCCAGCTCCTACACACAGCGCCCCCTTCTGGGGCCCAGACAGAGGACCACGATTGAGGCCCCTTCCTTCAGTATCGGTGTCAGGAGGAAAATCGACTTGTCCAACCCAG GGTCTTTTAAACAGCCCTCACCCGGGGAGTACGAGAAGAACCAGGCGGACAAAGTAGTGTACAGATCCAGTCCTGCCTTCTCACACCAGTTCCGTAGAGAAGGGACAGTGCTCTGGTCCCATAATG aaaagacCCCCGGTCCGGCAGCGTACAGTCCTCGTCTAGATAATTCCAAACTGATGAGCCCAGCTTTCACCATCCGAAGTTTACGGCGGGAAAAGTCGCACGTGCTTGGGCCTTTCGCTACCTTCTGA
- the LOC117692662 gene encoding uncharacterized protein: MQDEMDVGDFSAFDVFQADIDDLTLSQVCEEMEKENAVFEGFDKLTMSQTMQAYGFSHHADPLDHMDFCSYEQTDFGSSMVNFDVNLPELSDADVLVEPDIKPTASVSATENTRFVAPLSETDVKNLIDSQENVNTKKNTTWALRVFESWRAHRNSYGESVKELHDMNTEEMNYYLGRFIAEARKQDGQPYPPRSLYLISCGLLRHLRDKKVYDKNFLCTKTLEFSEFRKILDARMKELLQMGFGTKVKQAQAVLPEDEKVLWEKGVFGNSTAEALQSTVFFYACKLFALRGHDEHHQLKCDQFAIGEDQGGKYVEFFGRSNKTYKGGLKDLEISNKNIRHYCQNVDRNVADFFKQYIEALGGRGAFYRRPLHGYPIRYGEQPIGINKLKNFMKIICERGGLKGNYTNHSGKRSCATQLYMAGVDEQEIMARTGHRSEKSVRKYKQSSTEIQQKVASVLDPPPTTCSLKRDRASDDGENCIGTCKSKKMKVEVSDELPKTSYSSVLKELSQNRPIFSNCNISFNC; this comes from the exons ATGCAGGACGAAATGGACGTTGGCGATTTTTCTGCGTTCGATGTTTTCCAGGCGGACATCGATGACCTTACTCTGTCTCAAGTCTGCGAAGAAATGGAAAAAGAAAACGCCGTTTTTGAAGGATTTGACAAATTGACTATGTCACAGACAATGCAGGCATACGGATTCAGCCATCATGCTGATCCGCTGGACCACATGGATTTTTGTTCCTATGAGCAAACAGATTTCGGTTCAAGTATGGTCAATTTCGACGTGAATTTACCCGAGTTGAGTGATGCCGATGTTTTGGTGGAACCTGATATTAAACCGACTGCCAGCGTATCTGCTACGGAAAATACCCGTTTTGTTGCACCATTATCAGAAACGGACGTTAAAAATTTGATAGATTCTCAGGAAAATGTCAACACTAAGAAAAACACGACCTGGGCGCTCCGTGTGTTTGAGTCTTGGCGTGCACACAGAAACAGTTATGGCGAATCTGTGAAGGAATTGCATGACATGAACACCGAAGAAATGAATTACTATCTTGGGCGTTTCATTGCTGAAGCCAGAAAACAGGATGGACAACCGTACCCTCCACGCTCACTATATCTCATTTCCTGTGGCCTTTTACGACACCTTAGAGACAAGAAAGTTTATGATAAAAACTTTCTCTGCACCAAAACATTGGAGTTTTCCGAATTCCGAAAAATACTCGACGCAAGGATGAAGGAGCTGCTACAAATGGGATTCGGCACAAAG GTCAAGCAGGCGCAGGCAGTTCTACCTGAAGACGAAAAAGTGCTTTGGGAAAAGGGTGTCTTCGGAAATTCCACTGCTGAGGCATTGCAGAGTACGGTGTTCTTCTATGCGTGCAAGTTATTTGCTTTGAGGGGCCACGACGAGCATCACCAGTTAAAATGTGATCAGTTTGCAATTGGAGAAGATCAAGGAGGGAAGTATGTTGAATTTTTCGGACGCAGCAATAAAACATACAAAGGTGGCCTCAAGGATCTGGAGATTTCCAACAAAAACATCCGTCATTATTGCCAGAATG TGGATCGAAATGTAGcagatttctttaaacagtACATTGAAGCACTGGGGGGACGAGGTGCATTTTACAGACGACCTCTCCATGGCTATCCTATTCGTTATGGTGAACAACCAATAGGTATCAACAAGCTGAAAAACTTCATGAAGATCATTTGTGAGCGTGGTGGTCTGAAGGGCAATTATACAAATCACAGCGGAAAACGAAGTTGTGCGACACAACTTTACATGGCTGGTGTCGATGAACAGGAAATCATGGCAAGAACTGGGCACAGGTCTGAAAAAAGCGTGCGCAAATACAAGCAGTCATCGACAGAGATCCAACAGAAAGTAGCATCTGTCCTAGATCCGCCTCCCACAACTTGCTCACTGAAGCGTGATCGAGCCTCTGATGATGGAGAAAACTGCATTGGTACATGCAAGTCcaagaaaatgaaagttgaagTATCTGATGAATTGCCGAAAACCAGTTATTCGAGTGTATTAAAAGAATTATCCCAAAACCGTCCGATTTTTAGCAATTGCAACATTTCTTTCAACTGCTAA
- the LOC105335573 gene encoding probable alpha-ketoglutarate-dependent hypophosphite dioxygenase has translation MSTNKKRKVSGEKPQRFPGEVDDVHPLSFITMPPQPKEKKPGQLSEKQLKQYFDEGYTVVEDFFTPEELQPCRDSISQMVDNLADKLHQAGKITEKFEEYGLFQRLTKLEEAYPGSNILLFKSQKMPKSFQNLWCNERLLNIMEQILGPEVAGHPVWNLRTKTPNSRAVDIPWHQDSAYFSNESYDHMIATAWIPFLDATEENGCMQVARNGHRKGKVATHQCCAGPTWYVMLEEEEMKKTLDVDIEKDILTLPIKYGGFLLFNNITPHRSLMNYSNEIRWSVDLRWQSPKHHWGFYDIGEGVLFRSAEKEIKEPDWEKFFSVDRKEIWQKKYFAQKDEMDPFDTTITGPWIGRWEVVNHNKHTDAFKPG, from the exons ATGTCGACAAACAAGAAGAGGAAGGTTTCTGGGGAAAAACCGCAACGATTTCCAGGAGAGGTCGACGATGTTCACCCACTGTCATTTATAACGATGCCCCCGCAACCCAAGGAGAAAAAGCCTGGTCAACTCTCCGAAAAACAACTGAAGCAATATTTCGACGAA GGGTACACGGTAGTGGAGGACTTCTTTACACCAGAAGAGCTTCAGCCCTGCCGGGACTCTATCTCTCAAATGGTCGATAATCTGGCAGATAAACTCCACCAGGCCGGGAAGATAACAG aaaaatttgAAGAATATGGGTTGTTCCAAAGACTTACCAAACTGGAAGAAGCATACCCTGGATCAAATATACTTCTgtttaaatcacaaaaaatgcCAAAA TCGTTCCAAAACTTATGGTGCAATGAAAGATTGCTCAACATCATGGAGCAGATTCTTGGACCGGAAGTGGCGGGGCATCCTGTGTGGAACTTGCGCACCAAAACTCCAAACAGTCGAGCGGTGGACATCCCTTGGCATCAAG ATAGTGCGTATTTCAGCAATGAATCTTACGACCATATGATAGCGACAGCTTGGATACCATTTCTAGACGCCACGGAGGAAAACGGCTGtatgcag GTTGCGAGAAATGGACATCGGAAGGGTAAGGTTGCTACCCACCAATGCTGCGCTGGTCCTACTTGGTATGTTATGCTGGAGGAAGAGGAAATGAAGAAAACATTGG ATGTTGACATTGAAAAGGATATCCTGACACTGCCCATTAAATATGGCGGGTTTCTGCTCTTCAACAATATTACACCTCATAGAAG CTTAATGAATTACTCCAATGAAATTCGATGGAGTGTAGACTTACGCTGGCAATCTCCCAAGCATCACTGGGGATTTTACGACATCGGAGAAGGAGTCCTCTTCCGGTCTGCCGAAAAGGAAATTAAGGAACCCGACTGGGAGAAGTTCTTTTCAGTTGACAGGAAAGAAATatggcagaaaaaatattttgcacag